The Anopheles coluzzii chromosome 2, AcolN3, whole genome shotgun sequence genome window below encodes:
- the LOC120951532 gene encoding tubulin--tyrosine ligase-like protein 12: MDYEAFEAAHKPQLQSSGVPEHFWPELYRKLSEQAFDAGLSFSLLAVDYGEETRAAEDPVWTLQVSKEGGLKANDPTEIYLIDHAWTFRTDNARQLLNAHPELVSRLAVMMGLQQDDDVPPNAYIPRILQDMWRWCNMYSLNADGLSVENRMPIWYVMDEVGSAILHSDTPNCRVVPFMHIPEGITYSLLFPTEDIDEGENVCRDFVENVPLGSRKRDALLLPWRYDSFVKEDFSQSEPPKEYFLAGHIEESLPDPDVPPPLIDGNRPLKVYAQYELVNQYLTDPSYELVSDPAEADILWMTSHFKEFRELSENNPNKFVNQFPFENVLTIKDLLSIVCRRAAASSGDGDGDEVSLASNPRWLPVTYNLKTELVPFVAYYQNRAQRGLDNHWIVKPWNLARTLDTHITDSLTQMMRLQQTGPKIAQKYIEHPVLFERAELEASVKFDVRYVLLVKSVDELCAYVYTNFFLRFANKPFQMDDFDDYEKHFTVMNYGQFQLRHMKCDEFVQTWHTQYPQHPWDQIETDICEMLREMLQGATKVGPPCGIGASAQSRALYAVDLMLEWTEAGSRIQPKLLEVNFTPDCQRACEYYPEFYNDVFNLLFLDQENLDVFRRIV, translated from the coding sequence ATGGACTACGAAGCATTCGAAGCGGCGCACAAGCCTCAGCTCCAATCGTCGGGCGTGCCGGAACACTTCTGGCCAGAGCTGTACCGTAAGCTGTCCGAACAGGCGTTCGATGCGGGACTATCCTTCTCCCTGCTCGCGGTGGACTATGGAGAGGAAACGAGAGCAGCGGAGGATCCCGTCTGGACGCTGCAGGTATCGAAGGAAGGAGGACTGAAGGCGAACGACCCGACGGAAATCTATCTGATCGACCATGCCTGGACTTTTCGAACGGATAACGCACGTCAGCTGCTAAACGCCCATCCGGAGCTGGTGAGCCGATTGGCGGTAATGATGGGACTGCAGCAGGACGACGATGTGCCACCGAACGCGTACATCCCTCGCATCCTGCAGGACATGTGGCGCTGGTGCAATATGTACTCGCTCAACGCGGATGGGCTGTCGGTCGAAAACCGTATGCCGATTTGGTACGTGATGGATGAGGTGGGCAGTGCAATTCTGCACAGCGATACGCCGAACTGCCGTGTCGTTCCGTTCATGCACATCCCGGAAGGTATCACGTACAGCTTACTCTTCCCAACGGAGGACATCGACGAAGGAGAAAATGTGTGTCGAGATTTCGTCGAAAATGTACCCTTAGGATCGAGGAAGCGGGACGCTCTGCTGCTGCCCTGGCGGTACGACTCGTTCGTGAAGGAGGACTTCTCCCAATCGGAACCGCCGAAGGAATACTTTTTGGCCGGTCACATTGAAGAATCCCTGCCAGATCCGGACGTTCCGCCACCGCTGATCGATGGCAATAGACCGCTGAAAGTTTACGCACAGTACGAGCTCGTCAACCAATACCTTACCGATCCATCGTACGAGCTTGTATCCGATCCGGCCGAGGCGGACATTCTCTGGATGACCAGTCACTTCAAGGAGTTTCGCGAGCTAAGCGAAAACAATCCCAATAAGTTCGTGAACCAATTCCCGTTCGAGAACGTGTTGACAATCAAGGATCTGTTGAGTATCGTCTGTCGCCGAGCGGCAGCATCATccggtgatggtgatggagATGAGGTGTCGTTGGCGTCCAACCCTCGCTGGCTGCCGGTAACGTACAACCTAAAGACGGAGCTGGTTCCCTTCGTTGCCTACTATCAGAACCGGGCACAGCGCGGCCTGGACAACCACTGGATTGTGAAGCCGTGGAATTTGGCCCGCACGCTCGATACGCACATTACGGACAGTTTGACGCAGATGATGCGCCTGCAGCAAACGGGACCCAAGATCGCCCAGAAGTACATCGAGCATCCGGTGCTGTTTGAGCGGGCGGAGCTCGAGGCCAGCGTCAAGTTCGACGTCCGGTACGTGCTGCTGGTGAAAAGCGTTGACGAGCTGTGCGCCTACGTGTACACCAACTTCTTCCTGCGCTTTGCCAACAAACCCTTCCAGATGGATGATTTCGACGACTACGAGAAGCACTTCACCGTCATGAACTACGGCCAGTTTCAGCTGCGGCACATGAAGTGCGACGAGTTTGTTCAAACCTGGCACACCCAGTACCCGCAGCATCCCTGGGACCAGATCGAGACCGACATTTGCGAAATGCTGCGGGAGATGCTGCAGGGTGCCACGAAGGTGGGGCCACCGTGTGGCATTGGCGCGAGTGCCCAGTCGCGTGCCCTGTATGCCGTCGATTTGATGCTCGAATGGACGGAGGCGGGCAGCAGAATTCAGCCGAAACTGCTCGAGGTTAACTTTACGCCCGACTGCCAGCGGGCCTGCGAATACTATCCGGAGTTCTACAACGACGTGTTCAACTTACTGTTCCTGGATCAAGAAAATTTGGACGTGTTCAGGCGTATTGTATAG